A region of the Marmota flaviventris isolate mMarFla1 chromosome 3, mMarFla1.hap1, whole genome shotgun sequence genome:
TGGGCTGGACAAGCCCAGCTGAATGTTCTAGTTTCTGCCAGGGCCTCCCAGGAGGAGCCTAGGGCTTGCCTCAGTGAAAAGATCATGGGATTTTGTATAATAATACCTGACTTCAATCTTGACTCAGTCACTGTATTCTAACTGTGACTTTAGGCAGGTCTCTTAGCCTCAGATTCTGAATCTACAAGATGCGGGGAACCGTATTTACTCTTCCTATCTCACAGGGTTGGGAGGTTATCACAGGGATTCCAAGGAAGTGCTTTGGAAATAGTTTTAAAGCTTATATGGGACTGGGGAACTTGTCCTTCCAGAATCTGTCtgaagttttaggattagatgaACTAATGCATGTGGGTCGGCCAGCATAGTGGCTGCCAAACAGAGATTCTTAGTAACTTGTCAATTTCTCATCCACTCCCATCACATGGAATCCTGCTTTGACCTTTGGTCTTAATATGGGCAATGGGGGCTACAAGTGTAGGGGAATCTCACATTTAGTTTTGGGGGAGATGCAATGCAGGAAGCAGTACAGAGAGAAATTCTTGGCACCTTCTAGAGGGGTTTGGTGGAGTGAAGCAGGGTGGACATAAGGTAACTTTCTGCCTTTGAACTTCCAGAGCAAGGGCACAAGCTGCCAGGAGGACAGCTCCAGAGGTCACTGGAGTCTCTGACTCTACCCCTCCCCAGCAGTGAGGCCAAGTTTCTTTTACCAGCTGTGGGGGTTTGGGAGGGTCCTCTCCATAGCACCTGTGACACAGGGCAGCCTTTTACTGACTCTAAAGAAAGTTCTGGTCCAGAAAGACAAGAAAGAGCCTAGCTGAAAAGGGGAATAGTTACAGAGATTCCTCATGCCACAGACCATCTGTGAAGGGATTGGAGGGGGCTCAGGTGAGGGACACAGAGGGAGCTTGGTACAGTGCGGGACAGACACAGACAAAAGGCTTGAAAGCCTGGGGGCGACAGAGAACATGGAAAAGTGGGCTCTAGGTGTGATTCCCTGGGTTAGTTATGCAGCaggctggagagggaggagggaggggatggATGGGCTGCGAAGccggaggaaggaagaggaagaaccgCCAGTTTGTGCTCAGGGTAAGGGGAGGTTCAGAGGCTAGACCAGGATGGAGCCAGCCCCAAACCCATTTTCTTCTGCCTGGACCTGGGGCTCCCACGCAATGAAGGAAATAGAGGAGGCTGAGGGTCAAGGCCCTTTGCATACTCCTCCCATCCGAGGAagcagaaataatgaaaatgaaccTAATAATGCGTGATAATGGTATTAAGAATTACAGTTCACACAGCATCTTTACATGCATCATCTCACTTAATCCCAGTTAATCATATCTGAGAAACATTGCTCTGGCTTGGAAAATTTAGAAGCCTGTGTTCTAGACTCAGACCTGCTTCTGCCTGGGCAAGTAATTTCCCTTTTCTGGTCCTGAGAGTCCACAATGATAACTGTCCTGTGGTGGGTGCCAGAAATGAGTGGAGCACAGCaaggagaggaagggacagagggaaCAGAGAGTTCTGAGGGAAGGAGTGCTGCCTGGCGAGGAGGGCAGGTGACAGAGGGGTGCTGCCTGGTGCCAGGGATTGTATGCCTGAGTGCCTTGCCCAGCCAGCTATAGGTGTGTGCTGGGCGAGAGGGCTCACTTGCGAAACTGAGTGTCTCCTTTCAAGAAGTGTCCAGTTGCAAATCTCCCCGCTCTGAGACAAAGGCCAGAGGCCCACAAAGGGTTTTTGTTTCCTCTACCCAAGTGCAAGGCTAATCTCTGGGTCTGGGGCCCCCATAAGGGTTGTGTACAGACTCACACACAGGTGTGCATACACATATAATTGCTTTCCCCTTTGAAGATTCCTCCCTCAGGACAGGAAGGAAATCCTTGGCTACTCAATTCTCCTTTTTCCAGAGGCCATTTCTAAAGGAGCAGTTCTCTGGTGATATTTCTCTGCCTCCAGCAATAAGTCCTGCCAAATCTTGAGGCCcagcccagcaacttgggagaatTTTCCAGAACAGGCAGGGTAAGGGGTGGAAATTAGAGCCCACTCTTCCCTTTCTTCTGGAGATGACTGGTAGGGAGGACTCATTCGCTGCAGAGGAAGTGGATTTATTGCAGGTGTGGGAGGAGGGGGGATCAAGGTTAGAAGCAAGAAGTCCCCAGTCCTGCATATACTTGCACCACTGTAGTCATACTGTTCACACTCAGGAGTGTGCAAACCCTGCATCTGAGGACAAAGAAACTCGGGGATGAACACACATTGCATATTAGCAAAACTGGATGCACCCATCCCAGAACCCCAAGGTTGGGTTTGTGCACTCCTCACCCAGAACTTGGGTACAGGCTCTCCAGAGCTTTCAGCCCTGGCCCACCTGCCCCTCCTTTCTCCCAGGCTAGGTCCTCAAGTCCCCAGATCCCGTTCTTTTGAACTCCCTGGCTCACAACCTCAGAGGAGGAGATCTACCAGGCTCCCGACTCCCTGACCCCACAGCTGCCCCCTCCCTGCGGGCTCACGATGCTGGCCAGCCCTTGGCCTGGAAGTAGCTATTCTGCATTTGGGACCAACGTCGGGTCGAGGGGGTGGTAAGAAGGACAGGGTGGGCCCTTCCAAGGTGGACTGGAGGCCCGCGGGGTGGCGGCGCGGTAGAGCTCAGTGCTCAGGCCTTGCTGCCACGCGGCAAGCTCTGCGGCGAGTGCAGCTCCACAGACTGGCGCCGTCGCACCTCGCGCTCCTCCCAGTCGCTGTCCGGCTCCAGGCCCTTCAGCACGGCCAGGCGCTCCGACAGGCTCTTGGCCGAGGGGAAGAGCAAGTAGTTATAGAGGAGGGAGCCCACGATGGCGCCCACCAGGGGTCCAATCCAGAAGACCTGCAGGCAAGCAGAGCGCACTGGCACAGTCTGGGGcttaggacatgctctcctttcttttccctgtgGGAAAGCAGGCCTCTCACACCGCTAATACAGTAAAATGCTTATTTATATAATTAGCAATGACAACATGAACTGATGAGGGCAACTTACTAGTGCAAGGGGTAATGGGGCAATTTTTGAAGCAGACTGTCTGAATGTGAAACCTGATTCCGTCTTGCTGTGTGATTTTAGCCAAGTCACTTacactctctgtgcctcagtttcctttcccTATAAGGATGCTTACCTCCTGGGATTGTGAaaactaaatgaattaatatttgcaAAGCACTTAGAACCTAGCATTAAATAggtgataaataataaaaatatgtgttagctggtataaatatttccatttactgAGTTctaagtgccaggcactgtggtatcTGGTTTACACTGGTAACCTTCCTTATTTTTCCCAAGAAGCCACTAAGGTAAGAACTATTGTTATCCTCATTTacaggtggggacagggagggggaaCTGAGTCTCTAGCCCATTGTACCGAAGGATGGAACACAAGTCTTCCCAGCACCCCAGAAGGTGTGTGTAGGTTTGGGGTACAGCTGCTGAGCTCCCTCCCCCATTTGTCATCCCTCTGGAAAGATTTCTGGGAAAGTGGAAGGCAGGGGTTTCAGCCATTACCCAGTGGTCGTCAAACTTGCCGGTGACGATGGCTGGAGCCAGGGAACGGGCAGGATTCATGGAGCAGCCAGTGTAGTAGATCTATGATGGGAAGGAGGGtcaaggagggaaggaggatgaAGACAGAGCCAGGTGCCCTTGTCCCCCTCTCCAATGCTTGATCTCAACCTAAGGAATCTATATGATGGAcaattaatttcataatttaattaCTGGGCTCTGTATTCATTTGAGGCTAGAGTGATATCTGTCCCTCTGGGGTGTCTGAGAATCAAAGCTTCTGGGTTGTGTGTCACTCTTGGGTGTTCTAGTATCTGTCCCTCTGGGGGTCTTTGCATCTGTCACTTTAGAGAGTTCTATGTGTGTACATCTGTTTCTTTGGGGAAGGTCTTTGGGTCTATTCCTCTAAGGAGGCTGGAACCCACAGCCATTACTTACTCCAAGGAGGTGGCCCAGTGCCACCGAGAAACCGATGGAGAGAGCAGGGCTGCCCGGATTGTCTCCATGACGCTCATCAGTGGAGGCAAAGATGCAGAGCACCAGCTGCAGGGTCAAGAAGAGCTCCACAGTCACCGCCTGGCCAGCTGTCGTGTTGTGGTTGAGCTGGGGACAGGATGGGAATTAGCAGGGAGGCACTGACCAACCATGCATCCCTCTCTGCTCCATCTTGCTGCCCACCTGCTGTTGGCTCCAGGGAGGCTTCTGGGCTGGGAGGCCAAACTCCTTAGCTGGAACTATTACTACTTTCCTCCGGGTCCCTGCCCTGAGGGAAGAGGTGGACCCCAGGAGTGCTCACAACACCCAACCAGAGGTGGAAAACAGACTCCATAGCCCCATTAGATTTACGGGCTGAGGTTATGTCTCTACAGCATGAGAGGAAATGAACGCTGTGACCCAGAGTTCCTGTTCCAGAAGCTCCTATGGGAAGAGGCTTCGACTGCAGCAGGATGTTTTGAGCCAGGTAACAGGGAGGCCTTCTTCTCTAGGCCACATGATTCTGATGCAACAGGAAGCTGGGGGGTCTTTCTTCCTGGGGTCAAATGGCTTCCCGGGATAAGGTCTAGGGACTCAGGTCTAGGGACTCTAGCCCTCAGGTCCTGATGTGCCTCTCCTCCACAAGTCCTGCGCAGGAGCCTTTCCCCTTGACTCTGCCAGCTCCCCATTTCAGGCCTTAGTTCTGCTGATGGGCTGCTGCCTGCACATCCTGTGCAGGCCAGGGTGAAGCCTTCGGACTCACATGGGGTGCCCTTGGTCCCACCAGACCCTGTCCTGGGTAAGTAGTGAACCTGGGGCTGAGCAAAGAGGCAGTTTCATAACCAGGCCACACCCAGCATGGGTTTTGtcatcctgtatgtgccctgcaCCCTGCCCTCTGGGCACTGCACTGGGTGAAGCTACGACAGCTCTCAACTCTCACGCTGCTTCTCCAGACTCTGAACCCCGACCCCTGGGTCTTAGACCTCAGGCAATACGCTGGGTCTTTCTAGGGTCTATCCTCACTCTGACCTTGTTTAATGTCAGAGCCTCCAGGGGATAGAGAAAAGAGCTTTGGAGGCAAATACTTTTTGGAGGCCTCTGGTTTGCTGGAGGATCCTATTCActttggcctcagtttctcctgcTGTAAATGGGAATAACAAAACACATTCTGGAGGACTGTGTGAGGACTGGAAATGACAAGGGCAGAGCCACAGCCCCATTCCTGCTGGTAAATGGCTGTGATGGTATGAATGACGGAATGGGCTGGTGTCAGATAGCTCTGGGGCTGTTTCCAGGTGCTGCCACTTACTGGTTCTGTGGTTTGTGTCAATTGGATGCTGAGCTTCAATTTGCTGCTCAGTGTGGGGGGACTACAGAATTTACCCCACAGTGTTGAACCAAGGACAAGATGGTATCTGTCCTGGCACAGGGCAGATGTACAACCATGGCAGCTTCCTGGTGGCCTGGCTGGCTCTTGGTGTCCTCAGAGGATACCTGGGACAGACTTGGAGGTCATCCGGCTCTCCCTAGCTTCAGGACAAGTCCAGCCCATTACTGCCCCATTCCGCCAGGCAGGGTTCTCTCCAGTTCCTCAAGGTGGTAAATGCTGGGAAGTATGTTGGAAGACCCTTCCCAGGCCCTTCCCTTCTGAGGCTGTAAAATGGTGGAGCAGCAGGAGTGAGTATTCCCCAGCACCTCTTAGTGCTCCCAGTGCCCTGCCATTAGGGAAGGACTTTTCTGCCATGGTCTCAGGAAGTTCCTCTTTCAGTCTAACTGGACCTCTCCCCCTTGCAAAATGAACTCATTTTCTTCTCAATGGAAATAGGCACACTCTGTTCGCCACTTTACCcattctagcttttttttttttttgtccctgggATCCCAGCCTCATCGTGTCTTCTATTCTGAAGAAGAGATAAATCCCCCAACTCTGCCCTTCCTGTGAGGAAGGCCCCCTGTACAGATGGTAGCAGAGACTGCAGGACACTTCAGAGATATCAGAGCCCAGGGAGGGAGTAGGCCAAGAAATGTGGGACCCTGGGGCGTGAAAGAGGCCCTTACTGTCCTGCCTTGGGATGGGGGTGCAGAGTGGGAATTGTGCTGAGGGGACCAAGCCCACCATGCCACTCAGGGTCTCAGACCTGAGCAAATGCAGGTGAGAGGAAGGCTCCTGATGTCCCCTCAGCTCCCAAAGTGCCCAAGGTGCTTCCTCTGGTATTGACAGACTATAGAACTCTTGGCCCCTCATTCcccttcctgagcctcagcttcTGTGTTTGTAGCCCAAGGCTTGGAAGGTGGCTTAGGAACATTGGTCAGGAGGAAAGAGCATGGGTCTCAGAGTCAAGCCCAGGTTTGAAGGGTGGGTGGTGCTTTCCCTTGCTGAATCTCAGGTCTTACAACTTTAAGAAATGAGCATGCCCATCTCTACCTGGCAGGACTGTTGGGAGGTGTTAGTGGGTGGCATGTGAGGAATGACCATCGTGAGGCCCAAAAACAGTAGATACTGCAGAAGGTCCTGTCCCTCTTCTCTCCAAAAGACCCTAGTGGCTGCACCCTAAGGTTCCTTCCAGTGCAGAAAGCCCGCCTGCTCTGAATGCTGTCCCCTGCTGAGTTCTGGCCCAGTCCTCACTGTACTGTAGACATCGGGTCCAACAGAAACCTCGATGCCCTCTTCCTCTAGATTTGTGGCGGAAGATCCAGCCGACCATCCATGCCCGGCCTCCATTCTGACACCTCCTCCCTGTTCTCCCAGGGTGCGGTGCTCCTGGCTCCAGCCCGTCTCTAGCTCTCTTTCTCCCCACCCAGACCCCCAGCCAGAGCCCATCCCTCCCATCTCATCCCTTACAGGACCTGCCCCTGGTGGAAGGGGCCAAGTTTTGGCTACTCACAGCATTGACAGCTAGGTCCCCGCGGATTTCTGCTGGCGTGATCTCATGGAGCAGAGCGGCCCCCGCCACAGCCCCCAGCAGCTGGGCAGCCAGGTAGAAGGCAGCCCGGAGGAAGGACACGTGGCAGCCCACCAGGAAGGCTACAGTCACAGCAGGGTTGATGTGGGCCCCGCTGACCTGGCCCAGAGCTTGTACCAGGGTGCCGATGCCTAGGCCGAAGGCCATGGCGATCTGCAGCACAGAGGGTTGGGCCTGCGGCCAGTTGAGGGCTGAGCCCAGGCCAAAGAAGACAAAGAGGAGTGTGGCCAGGAACTCGGCGAACACGGCCCTGGAGAAGGCTATGGACCGGAGCTCCCACATGCTGCGGGGCCTTACGCGGGCCGCCCGGCGGCTGGGGCCAGGAGGTTTGTggtgctctctgtctctctctctggggCCCTGGGCGGCTGGGCTGTGCGCACTTATAGGGTGCCTCCATCCTGGATCTGGGCATGTGGGATGGAGGTGGAGTTTAGGCCAATACCTCTTCTCCCTCATGGCTGCCCCCGCTCCCAACCTTGGCCCCTGCCCACCTGCATGTCTATCACCCCATCTTTGCTTTCACAGATGACTAATGTTCCCCATTAATGAGCTCCAGATAAGGACTGACGTCCCCTGTTTTCCGTGTTTGTTCCCTTGGTTACCCCAGGGTTACTGCCCCAGGGCCTCCCCAACCCCCACAGCAATCTGCAAATGCCCGTCCTCTATAGCACAGTGCAGCCAATGTCCCTCTCTCACCCAGAACTGACCATGAGATGTCAAAGCTACCTAGCTTCTAGTGACTGGGAATTTCTTCCTGCTGTCTGACCTCCATTTATTCCTTCTTGAAGGGGATGGAAAACAACTGGTCAACTTGTGACAAAGTTCCAAGGCATAAAGGAACTTTGTGTTTTGTGCTTTCTTGTGGTTAATCTCCCCTAAGTCATTAAGCATCAGCTCTTCCCTGGAGTCCCAACCAGAGAGCAGCTCCCATAGCCTGGAGGCAGGGGTAGTTTCAGTGGTACTAGGACCCAGGGTCAACTGAGGAAGCTGACTTCCATTCCAGCATCACCCTGCTCCTGCTCTGACACACAattgttttgttctttctctgtaaaatggaggcATGAAACTACCTTACAGGATTGGGAtttgaattaaaagaaacaatggGTATAAAGCCCTCAAAGCAGCACCTGGCCCACAGTAGTCATTACCAATGGTTTTATTTGTGCTCTGAGAGGAACAGGTCCCTAAACTCAGGGGCCCAGAAGCTGTGACAGGCTCTAGGCACCCCCTGGAGTTCAGAGCCATCTGGGCCACAGAGTGAGACATTTCTGTGGGGTGGTGAGCTGTGCAGGCTCTGGGAGACCATGATACCTGATAAGCGACTCTCTGGCCTTGGTGCCACTAAGTCCAACCAGTGTCCCCATAAGGCCATCCCCTGCTATCACTGCTATAGTCACTGGGGTGCGGGAGAGGCTCTTCCCTGAGCCCTCTAGCCCTGCCCCTTCGTTGAGGGGATCACAGTGAGGTCAGGAGGATGGGCTTCTGGACCTCTAGGCCAGTAGGTCCTTGGGCAAGTCACAGTCCCAGAAATGGAAATATGGGAGGGGTTGGAAACTACAGTGTAGAACTCCTTGTGTTATATCCTAGGAGAGACAgtaaggcccagagagggcaagtAGCTTACCCAAGGTGGTCCAGCAAGTTGGTGGCTGATCTGGGACTGGGACCTAGTCTGGAGAGCTTTCCACAGAGCCCTCCACTGCCAAGCCACACTCCAAGTATTAGCTTCCTTCCACACAAAACTGTGTTGAGAATGCGGTAAGGGAATGAATGGGAAAGTGTTTGCAGCCAAgactgcaacacacacacacacacacacacacacacacacacacacacacacacacgggcctGCAACTCCCACTATtcaagaggaggagggggaggaagaaacaACTACAAATAACTCAAATGGATGGAAGCTCCAAAAAGAGAGGAATTCTTGTGGGGTTTGTGCCTAGGACAGGGAATGAGACACAGGCTCCTGTACCCTGGTACTGTACCCTCCTGGAGCATTCCAGAAGGAGAAGGCAGCCTGGACCTGCCTTATGACCCTGGGACCCACCTCCAGATTTGGTCTATAGAAAGAGACAAGAATCCAGAGGGGTCTGGCTGGGTAGCCTGCTCCCATCCAGGTTCTGTGCCTCCTCTACTCCCTCCATTTGTGATTTCATGTACACTGACCATACCAACACACCAAGTTCCCACCTGGGCCTCAGGGGTTCCTGGGGAACTCTCCCCTTATGACCTGAAGTTGTGATAATGTTGCCCAAACCTACCCTCAACCACTTGAGTTGCTGTGTGTGCTTGGATGGGCCACACACCTTTTCTGCTTTCCCCTTTTTCATCTAGATTTTGTGATCATGTGACTCGCTGACCTGTGGTTCTGCCCCTATCACAG
Encoded here:
- the Aqp2 gene encoding aquaporin-2; amino-acid sequence: MWELRSIAFSRAVFAEFLATLLFVFFGLGSALNWPQAQPSVLQIAMAFGLGIGTLVQALGQVSGAHINPAVTVAFLVGCHVSFLRAAFYLAAQLLGAVAGAALLHEITPAEIRGDLAVNALNHNTTAGQAVTVELFLTLQLVLCIFASTDERHGDNPGSPALSIGFSVALGHLLGIYYTGCSMNPARSLAPAIVTGKFDDHWVFWIGPLVGAIVGSLLYNYLLFPSAKSLSERLAVLKGLEPDSDWEEREVRRRQSVELHSPQSLPRGSKA